The Chitiniphilus purpureus sequence TCGCCCCCCTTCGCGAATGCGTGGAAGCCGCAGCGCGCATCACCCGCTTCTGCGAACGCATTTAACCGTTTCCACCCCCACAGGAACCGCCATGAGCAACCTGCAATCCGTCATCGAAACCGCTTTCGAAAACCGGGCCGATATCACCCCGGCCTCGGTCTCGGCCGAGCTGCGCCAGGCCATCGACGAAGTCATTCACGGCCTGGACCGCGGCACCTTGCGCGTGGCCGAGAAGATCGATGGCGCCTGGCACACCCACCAGTGGCTGAAAAAGGCGGTACTGCTCTCGTTCCGTATCAATGACAACGTACCGATGGCAGGCGGCTGCACGCAGTATTTCGACAAGGTGCCCAGCAAGTTCGGGGACTACACCGAAGCCGATTTCCGTGCCGGCGGCTTCCGCGTGGTGCCCAACGCCATCGCCCGCAAAGGCGCCTTCATCGGCAGGAACGCGGTGCTGATGCCGTCGTATGTCAATATCGGTGCCTATGTCGACGAAGGCACCATGGTCGACACCTGGGCCACGGTGGGCTCATGCGCGCAGATCGGCAAGAACGTGCACCTGTCGGGCGGCGTCGGCATCGGCGGCGTGCTCGAACCTTTGCAGGCCAATCCAACCATCATCGAGGACAACTGCTTCATCGGTGCACGCTCGGAGGTGGTGGAAGGCGTCATCGTCGAGGAAGGCTCGGTGATTTCGATGGGCGTCTATATCGGCCAGTCCACCCGGATCTACGATCGCGAGACCGGCGAGGTCAGCTATGGCCGTATTCCGGCAGGCTCGGTGGTCGTCTCGGGCAACCTGCCGTCCAAGGATGGCCTCTACAGCCTGTATTGCGCGGTGATCGTGAAGAAGGTGGACGCCAAGACCCGCGCCAAGGTGGGCATCAACGAGCTGCTGCGCGGCATCTGATGCCAGTCTGCTGGCGACGTTGATCGCCGCGTCGTGCAAAAAAAGGGGGCGCCGGTGAGGCGCCCCTTGAAGTTTGCGTGCAATGAAAACGGTTGAGGTCAGATCTGCAGGTCGGCGCGCAGCCGATTGAAGGCGCGCTCGGTGGCGCTCTCCTCGTCCGCGGCGATACGCAGACGGCCGGATTCGAGATGGCGCAGCAGTTCGGCCCGGGTCAATGTCAGCCCGGTCTCGCCCTGGCGATTGGTAAACAGGTAACGTGTTCCCTGCGGGCTGATCCAGGACAGCCTGAGCCGTATGCTCACGTTGTCCTCGCGCTCCCAGGTGATCCAGTCGCCGCGGGCAAGCGCCTCATCCGGCCCGCTGACCGCGGCCTGCCCTGTTGCCACCGGCGCAGTCCCCTGCTCCTGCGGCAACGCAGCGAACTCCGCTGCCGGCCCCATGGGGCGGGTCAGGTTGGAAACCGCTGCCGTGGGATTGGCGACGGGCGGCGCGCCAAACACCGGCATGGCGCCGCCATCGGTTGCGGCCTCGGTCGCAGGCGTGCGCAGGCCACTGCGGATGGCCATCGCATGGCATTGCACCAGTTGCGAGAAGAACGAACGTGATGCCTCGGCAGGCATGCCGGCGAGCTTGCCGCCCTGCTCCAGTAACTTGAGCATCGGCGGCAGCAGATTGACAAGCTGCAGCCGCTCCTCCGGCGTGCGCTTGGGGCGCAGGCTCCACAGCAACTCGTCCATGGCGCGCACGTATTTGGCGAATGCCTCGCCGTACTCGCCTTCCGGGCCGTAGCTGGCGGTCAACGCGGCTTTCCACCAGGTGCCCAGGAAAGTCCGCACCAGCTCCGGCGCGTCGGCGTAGGCCTCCAGCCGCGCTTCGATCAGTGCATTGGCGGTGACACTCGCGAATTCGAGCACCTCGTGCCGGATCAGATCCTGCGCGGCATCGCTGGCCTTAGCCTCCGCCTCGGCATGCGCCTGGGCATAATGGCGCTCGATTTTCTGCAAGGCGTCGTCAAAGGCGGCGACGTCGTCCTCGAAGTGATCGACGATCCAGGCCACAGCGTCACTGAAGAGCACGAACTCCGGATCGTCGGGCGCTGGTTCGCCGTCCAGGTCGATGAATGCGTCTTCCAACAGATCGACCACGCGCCGCGCCGGGTGCTGCTTGCGGGCAAAGAAGCCCGAATCGAGCAGCGCCACCTTGAGCACCGGAATCTGCAGCCGGGCCAATAGCCCCTTGGCGGCATTGGCCAGGTGCGGGTCCTCGAACAGCCGGTCGAACAGCATCGACACCAGATCGAATGTCATGGTGTCGATGCGGTTGAGTTCACCGGCCCAGCGCGTGCTGCGCAGCAACGCCAGCAGGTTTTCGGGCCGCTGGTTGGGTGCACGCGTGGCGCCGGGCGGATCGTGCTGCAGATTGTCGAGGAAGGAGAACCATTCAGGGCGCAGACTGGCGCCGTGGGACTGCGCCTCACCCGCCGCCAGCCGCATGAAATGCTCGGCCAGCTCGGGCGAGATGGTGTAGCCACCCGGGTCGGCCCCACCGCCAGGCAGCGCGGCATGCCTCGGGGACAGGCCCAATTGCGTCTGCACGCCCGGTGCCTGCTGCCCCGGGTCGCCGGTGGCGGCCTGCCCGCTGGCGCCATATGCCCCGCGCGCAACGCTGCGTCGCACCACACTCTGCGGTGCGCGCGGCTGCACGTCCTGCTGGATCAGATATTGGTTGATGCTTTGATAGACGCCGGCGACACGGTCCGACAGTGTGGATTCGAACGACCTGAGGGCCACCAGACGCGCGCCCAGCCCGCTTTCAAGTTGCCGGCAGGCCGCGAGGAAAGCCTGGCAGATCGCCTCCGGGCTCAGCGGGTTGGCCTGCGCCGCGTCCGTCCGCTCCGGCAGCAGCGACGCCAGCCGCAGCTCCAACTGCGACAGCGTGTCCCCGCCCTTTTGCTTGAGGGTGTTGGCGACATGCGACGCCGTCAGGCTTTCCTCGTAATCGTCGTTGGCCACGAGAGCCAGTTCGCCCGGGTCTATCGTCACCTGGAAGAACCCCGAACCATTCTGCTCGCCGTGCCAGCGCTGATTGAACGCTTCGATGAACTGCTGGCGGAAGGCGTCGAGGATGTCTTCCTTCTTGCTCTTGATCTCGCCGCGGGCGGCAAAGTAGACATCGCGCAGATGGCGATCGAATGTCTCTTCGGCGAGCTGGAAGAACTTTTCCTCCAGCTCGGAGAAATACCCGTCGAGCGATTCCGAGAGCAGCCCGAGCGCCATGTCGCGGCACGCCTCAAGCGTGGCGCCGGCCGAGGGCGGCCCGGGCTGCGGGATTCTGGCCTGGTTCATTCGAAAGTCTCCAGGAGGAGGTGGTTTGAGCGGCTCCGCCAAATATTAGCACGGGATAATATTAGGGCCGCAGGGTTAGTCATACGTAAAAACATCGCGTTTGTCGGCCGATCTGCGGCCGACCCGTTCCCGGAGGTCGCGGCGCTGCGGAAAACCCCTGCTGGCAAATGGGCTGAGTATGTATAGATTCAAATCAGTCACCGCGCCTCAATTCCCCTTGCGGTTGCAAACCGGTGCCGCTGCGCCGTGCAGCCGTCCCGTCGCTGCCCAGTGGCCTGCCGCATCGCCATCGCTGCACGCACCCGGTATGG is a genomic window containing:
- the dapD gene encoding 2,3,4,5-tetrahydropyridine-2,6-dicarboxylate N-succinyltransferase, with amino-acid sequence MSNLQSVIETAFENRADITPASVSAELRQAIDEVIHGLDRGTLRVAEKIDGAWHTHQWLKKAVLLSFRINDNVPMAGGCTQYFDKVPSKFGDYTEADFRAGGFRVVPNAIARKGAFIGRNAVLMPSYVNIGAYVDEGTMVDTWATVGSCAQIGKNVHLSGGVGIGGVLEPLQANPTIIEDNCFIGARSEVVEGVIVEEGSVISMGVYIGQSTRIYDRETGEVSYGRIPAGSVVVSGNLPSKDGLYSLYCAVIVKKVDAKTRAKVGINELLRGI
- a CDS encoding DUF1631 domain-containing protein, producing the protein MNQARIPQPGPPSAGATLEACRDMALGLLSESLDGYFSELEEKFFQLAEETFDRHLRDVYFAARGEIKSKKEDILDAFRQQFIEAFNQRWHGEQNGSGFFQVTIDPGELALVANDDYEESLTASHVANTLKQKGGDTLSQLELRLASLLPERTDAAQANPLSPEAICQAFLAACRQLESGLGARLVALRSFESTLSDRVAGVYQSINQYLIQQDVQPRAPQSVVRRSVARGAYGASGQAATGDPGQQAPGVQTQLGLSPRHAALPGGGADPGGYTISPELAEHFMRLAAGEAQSHGASLRPEWFSFLDNLQHDPPGATRAPNQRPENLLALLRSTRWAGELNRIDTMTFDLVSMLFDRLFEDPHLANAAKGLLARLQIPVLKVALLDSGFFARKQHPARRVVDLLEDAFIDLDGEPAPDDPEFVLFSDAVAWIVDHFEDDVAAFDDALQKIERHYAQAHAEAEAKASDAAQDLIRHEVLEFASVTANALIEARLEAYADAPELVRTFLGTWWKAALTASYGPEGEYGEAFAKYVRAMDELLWSLRPKRTPEERLQLVNLLPPMLKLLEQGGKLAGMPAEASRSFFSQLVQCHAMAIRSGLRTPATEAATDGGAMPVFGAPPVANPTAAVSNLTRPMGPAAEFAALPQEQGTAPVATGQAAVSGPDEALARGDWITWEREDNVSIRLRLSWISPQGTRYLFTNRQGETGLTLTRAELLRHLESGRLRIAADEESATERAFNRLRADLQI